The DNA sequence GTGCGTGCCGAATACTATGACAAGACGGTGAGCACCGACCATACCGTCGCGGACATCAAGCACATCCTGCGCAGCAAAGGCTACGTGCGCGAAGGCGACCTGGTGGTGAACATCGCCAGCATGCCCATCAACGAGCAGGGCATGGCCAACATGCTGAAGCTGAGTCCGGCCTGAGCCGCCGTCTTGAACGTGCGATCGTGGAAACACCGCGGAACGCCCATCCGGGCCGTTCCGATGGCGCGGCTACCTTGTTCCCACAGACACGCCGCGCCGCATCCGTTCCAACATCGGGTCCCATCGGACCGCCTTCCCAGATGCGCCGCGGCATGAACGCCAGCGCATGAACGAGCACGATTGGGACCAGGTGGCCGAGACCTTCGAGGAGGAGATCTTCAACGTACCGGCCCATGACAGCAGGGGCTTGATCAACGAACATGTGAAGCGCCTGGCACGCCCCGGCGCGGTGGTCACGGACCTCGGCTGTGGCGTAGGGCGCACCCTGCCGCATTTGGCGTCGCTCTACCACATGGTGCATGCCGTGGATGTGAGCAGCCGTTGTCTCGTTGTGGCCGAGCGTGCGTGCGCCGCGCATGGCAACATCCGCTACGTCCAGTGCGATCTGTCTCGTGGACGGCAGGGTTACCCCGTGGCCGATGTGGTGCTCTGCATCAACACCTGGCTCAACGCCGCACCGGCGATCCGAGCGGGCATCATCGACACCACCTGCCGCAGCATCAAGCGCGGCGGACACCTCATCCTGGTGGTACCCTCGGTAGAATCCGCGCTGCTCACCACCTGCCGCCATGTGCAATGGAACCGCCGCGATGGCATGGATCCGGGCAAGGCACAGCGCGCCGCCGCCATGGACACGCCGGGCGTGGAGCACGGCATCATCCACATCGAAGGTGCGCCGACCAAGCACTACCTGGCCGAGGAACTCACCGCCCTGCTGGAGGAAAGGGGCCTGGCGGCGGAGGTGATGGAGAAGCTGGAGTACCCTTGGCGCACGGAGTTCAAAACGCCGCCGAAATGGATGAAGGCGCCCTATCCCTGGGATTGGTTCGTGGTAGCCAGGAGGCTGCGATGAGCATTCAGGCGCGTGCCGCCCGGCCCAGCACCAGGTCCATGTAGAAGCCCGGCCTTTTCAACTTGGCGCGCAGATCCAGGTCGGTGAACATGGCACTGATCGTATCCGCTAGCGCCGGGCTGGCGTTCGCGCGGTCCACCACGAAGTCGAACAACCATGCGCGGTCGGCCAGGCCTTGCAGCCGCGCGCTGATGGCGAGCTCCTGGCCGAGCCGTTTCCATACGCGGGCGTCATAGCGTTTCGCCGCGCTCGCACTGACCGACCCCTCGGCGATCATTTCGGCCGCCACCTCCGCCGCGTGGATACCGCTGATCAAGGCATGGCTGATGCCCTCCCCGGTGAAGGGGTCGATCAGGTGGGCCGCATCGCCGACCAACAGATAACCCTTGCCGCTGATGGGGTAGCGCTTGCTTGCCATCGGCAGGCCCATGCCTTCGATCGCACCTTCCTGCCGCGCCTCCGCGAAGCGTTCCTTCAGCGCCGGGTGTTCGGCCAGCAAGCGTGGCAGCAACTTCTTCAGATCGGTCTTCCGCTTGCGCACCACATCGCTACGCAACCCCAGTCCCACGTTCGCACGCCCGCCCGGCAGGGGGAACACCCACAAATAGCCGGGCAAGAGATCCTTCAGAAAATGCAATTCGATGAAGCCGTCAGCATCCAGGCCCTGAACACCTGAATAGTAGGCGCGCACACCGGCCGCGTGGTGACGGGGCTCCATCCGCAGGCCGGCCACGCTGCGCGCGAAGGAGGAATTGGCTCCGCTGGCGTCGAGGATGAGCGGTGTGGTGATGGTGGTGTCATGCACCTTCACGGACCAGCCTTCCGGGATCCGTTCAAAGGACCTCGCCACGGATCCTTCGTGCACCTGGATACCCGGCGTGGCCTTCACCCGCTGGAAGAGGATGTCGTCGAACACCACGCGGGGCAGGATGGCGCCTGGCGCTTCATCATCCTGTGCCTTGCGGTCGAAGGGCACCCGCAGCGCGCGTCCGCCGGGAGCCACGAAGACCACACCGCGGCTGGCCATGCGCCGCGGTTCGGCCACCACCTTCGCCGCGAGGTCCGCATCCAGCCGTTCCAGACTGCGCATCACCTTGCCGCTGAGGGCATCGCCGCAGACCTTGTCGCGGGGAAAGTGGCTTTTCTCGATCAGCGTCGCCTGCACGCCGAGTTGTGCCAGCCGCAGCGCGGCAGCACAGCCCCCGGGGCCACCCCCGAGGATCAACACGGGCGTATGGATCCTGCTCGCGCTCATTTCAGGCCATGGTGCAACCCTTGTGGCAATGGCATCGTTGCCTCTGGAGGGCAGGATGGAACGCTACCTGCGCAAGGTGCCAGCCGCGAATTGGTCCAGGAAACGCACATCATTCTCCCAATAGAGACGCAGGTCGGGCACGCGGTAGAGCAGCTGGGCGATGCGCTCGATGCCCATGCCCAAGGCGAACCCGCTGAAGACACTGGCATCGATGCCACAGTTGACCAGGACGGCCGGATCGACCATGCCGCAACCCATGATCTCCACCCAGCCGCTGTGTTTGCACACGGCGCAACCGGCACCAGCGCAGATGGTGCAACTCATATCCACCTCTGCGCTGGGCTCGGTGAAGGGGAAGTAGCTCGGTCGCAGGCGTATGGAGACCTCGGGCCCGAAGAGGCTCTTGGTGAAAAGGTCCAGGGTGCCCTTCAACTCCGCGAAGCTCACCCCGCGGTCCACGTAGAGCGCCTCCACCTGGTGGAACATGCAGTGCGCGCGCGCGCTGATGGCCTCGTTGCGGTAAACACGGCCGGGGCTGATGGTGCGGAAGGGCGGCTTGCCGGACTCCATCACACGCACCTGCACACTGCTGGTGTGGGTGCGCAGTGCAAGATCGCCACCCTGCACGAAGAACGTGTCCTGCATGTCGCGCGCCGGGTGGTCGGGGGGGAAGTTCAGCGCGCTGAAGTTGTGGTGGTCGTCCTCCACCTCCGGACCCTGGCTCACGGTGTAGCCCATGCGCGTGAACACGTCCACGATTCGCTGGCGAACGATGGTGATGGGGTGGAGACCGCCCCCATGCGCGGTCATCGCCGGGGCGCTCAGGTCCGCCGAAGGACCAAGTGCCGCGGCCCCATTCGCGGCTTGGGCCTTCATCTCCTCCACACGTGCCTGGGCGCCCTGCTTCAACTTGTTCAGGCGTTGGCCCAGGGCGCGTTTCTCTTCGGGCGGCAAGCTCTTGAAATCGTCGAACAAGGCGGTGATGCTGCCATTGCGGCCCAGCCAGGCGATCCGGGCCTGTTCGGCGGCATCCGGGCCGGTGGCCTGGACCGCGGCCACCTCCGTCTCCAACAGCGAAATGCGGTCCTGCAGGCTCATTCCAGCACGCGCATGAACATCCGTACGTCGCGTTCGGGCCGGTCCCGGGTGTCGCAGGGCAGCTTGGCGATGGCATCGACAACGTCCATACCGCGGGTCACCTGGCCGAACACGGTGTAACCACCATCCAGGTGGGGTGCGCCGCCTTGTGTGGCGTAGATGGCCTTTTCGGCCTCGCCATAATTCACCGCTTGCTCCATGCGGGCATGTCTGCGTGAGACCAGGTCGAGTTCCACGGGGTTGAAGGCCTTGCCCTGCACGATGTAGAATTGGCTGCCGCTGGACCGGCGCTCGGGGTTCACATCATCGCCCATGCGCGCTGCGGCCAATGCGCCCCGGCGGTGGATGAGACCGGGCACGATCTCGGCCGGGAGGTCGTAGCCGGGGCCGCCTTCGCCGAGCTGGGCTCCTGTACCGGCGTTCCGGCTTGCGGGATCGCCGCCCTGCACCATGAAGGTGGGGATCACCCGGTGGAAGAGCAAGCTGTCGTAAAAGCCTTCGCGCACGAGCTTGAGGAAATTGTCGCGATGCGCAGGGGTCTCGTGGTAGAGTTCCACCTCAATGGTGCCGAGCGCGGTTCGGATCTCCACCACGGGGCGTGGGCCAGGACCCTGCGCCATGGCCACCGAAAGCAACAAGAACGAACCGAGGACCATGGAAAGCGGACGCCGCCAGCTTTGCGGGGTCTGCAGGTGCTGCCTTACATTTGACATCCGCCGGGTGCTTGCTCCGCCTGCCCCATGCGGCGGGGCGAGGCCCCCAAAAGTAACCCAATGACCCTTCGCACCTTCCGCAGCATCCTTGTCATGGCCCTGGCCTTCTTTGTGCTGGTTCCGGCGCTCACCTCGTGCACCAAGGAGAAGCCCACGCGCGTGGTCGTCACCGTGAAGGACGCCGATGGCGCTCCGGTTCCCGGCGCCGTGGTGAAGCTCTACGCCAATCCGGCCTTCCCCTTGGGTGACCCCACCCGTCTGAATAAGGAGAACAGCACCAACGCCTCGGGCAGGGCCGAGTTCGACTACTCGGAATTCTACCAGCAAGGTCAGTCGGGCTTCGCGGTCCTCGACATCTTGTGCACCTTCGAGAACCTCACCGGCCAGGGCATCATCAAGGTGCGCGAGGAGGAGCTCAACGAGGAGACCGTGGTGATCGAATGATCGGTCACGCCTCTTCAAAATAGGCGAGCACGGCCTCCTTCATCAGCCTTTCCTGTTCCGGCGCCCCCAAGGGCGGCAGATCGCGCATCCGCTCGAAATGGGGCCAGCCGTCCGCATCGCGTCCCAACTCGCGGTAATAACCGAAGGGCAGCAGCACCACGCAGATGGCGATGTGCATCAGGTTCACCTTCTCATCCTTTTTGAATTCGCGTGCGCCCTGCCCCAGTTCCTGCACGCCGATGAGGAACAGGATGGCGTTGAGGTCCAGCGCATCCGCGCCGAATCTTTCGGATAGGCGCTTCACCAGGTCGCGCCAGCGTTTTTCGAATGCGAGGTCCAAGGGGATGTGGGCGGCAAAGGTCGTTCGCCGGGAAGGATGATCTTCGCATGGCATGTGTCGCGACCTCCTGTTCCCATGAATTGGCTTGACCTGGTCATCATCGTGCTGCTCGGCTGGGCCGTGGTGCAAGGCTTTCGGCGTGGCTTCATCATTGAGGCCGCCTCGCTGGTGGCGCTGTTGATGGGGATCTGGGCCGGGGCGCATCTGAGCGATCGCGTTGCGGCGGCCATCGGCTTGGGGGCCGACCAAGCGGCCATCGCCTTCCTGATCACCTTTCTCGCCGTGCTGCTGCTGGTGCATCTGCTGGCTCGTGCCCTGACCAAGGCCATCGATCTGGCCATGTTGGGTTTCCCGAACAAGCTCGCGGGCACGGTCTTCGGTGCGCTGCGCTCGGCCTTCGTGCTCAGCATCATGCTGAACCTGCTCATGGGTTGGAGCGATGGCCGGATGCCTTCCCAGGAAACGCGCGATGGGTCCGCTTGGCATGCGCCATTGAGGGCTTTGGCACCGGCCGTGGTGCCGGCGCTTGGCGAAACCAAATGGGTGAAGGAGGCCGTGGAGCGGCTCAGGCGGGAGACCCAGGAGCTGCTCGATCGCTGATCGGTTCTCCCCCATGGGGCTTTCCCGTCACCAGCCGCTGCGCCACCCAGGCCACGCCTACCAGCAGCAGCGGCATCGCGGGGTTCTTGAAGCGCGCGTCGGTGGTGGTGAGCGATCCGGAGACCAGCATGGCCAACGCCAGTAGGAGCGACCACCGCACCGCGCCGAGCCGCCTCGCCCATCGGATCCAGAACGGCAGTGCCAGCACGAGCAGGCCAACGAACAGCGCCGACCAGGCCAGCAATAAACCGGGCACCGGACCACCTGCACGGAAGATCAGCCGCACGTGGCCGCGCCCAGGTGCCAGGTAGATGCGGAGTGCTTTCATGGCCTGCACGCGCAGCCAGGTGATCGGATGTTGCCGGAAGGTGCTCCAGGCCTCGGCGCGCAGGTCATCAAAGAAGGCGTGGAAACCCGGGCGGTCTTCCCAATCGGTGGCGGCGGCCTTGCGGTGCAGCCTTGCCGATCGCCCGCTGGCAGCAGGATCACCAGCGGCACGCAGCACATCGGGCACTTGGTAATAGGCGGCCGCCACCACACCGCCATCGCCGAGGTAGAAGCGGTCCAGTGCGCGCTGGTTGCGCAATGCCCAAGGCAACACCAGCAAGAGCCCGGCTGCGAGGAAGACCAAGGCCCTGCTCCATGACCGATGGATGGCGGACCAGCCCAGGATAGCCGCCGCCGGAATAAGCCAGGCGCCGTTGGGCCTGATCCAGGCCGCCGCGGCGAAGAAGCACGCGGATGCCAGCAACGTCGTCCACCGCGCTCCCCGGGTCAGGAGCAGCACCGCACCGAGCAGAACGGTGGTGAACCAGGTCTCAGTCATCACTTGGGCGCAAAGCAGGATGTCCATCGGTTCCAAGGCCATGAGACTCCCGGCCCCAAGGGCGAAGCGCGATGTGATGCCCACGCGCATGGCCAGCAGCGCCACCATCGGCGCTTTGGCCGCGGATACCAAGGCCTGCAGCAGGAGGACCGGCGTAACGTTCCCGCCGAGCCACCGGATCAACAACGGGTACCCCGGCATTTTGATCGTGTCCGGGATGTCCAGCGGGTGGAACATGGAGAACACGCCGTGGCGCAGGTTCTCAGCCAGGGTCAGGTACATGGTGGGGTCGTTCCGCAGGTCCACGCCCGCATGCAGATGCTGGAACACCGCAAGTAGGCGGGGTGCCAAGGCCAGCAGGAAGACCGCGAGCAGGGCCTTGGGCCCATGACCGGACGACGACCGCACAGGGACATCCATGCTTCACGAAGGTACCCGTGAACAGGGCCCCGTACTTTCGCGCTTCGTCGCAAGGCCCATCACCATGTCCGTCCGCGTCCGTTTCGCACCCAGCCCCACGGGCCCCCTGCACATGGGCGGGGTGCGCACCGCCCTCTACAACTACCTCTTCGCCCGCAAGCACGGCGGAGAATTCCTGCTGCGCATCGAGGACACCGATCAGGCGCGCTTTGTGCCCGGTGCGGAGGACTACATCCGCGAGGCGCTGGACTGGTGCGGGCTCACGCCCGATGCCAGCCCCTGGAACCCCGGCCCCGATGGCCCCTACCGCCAAAGCGAGCGCAAGGAGCTCTACCGCCAGTATGCCGACCAGCTGATCGCGGACGACAAGGCCTACTATGCCTTCGATACGCCCGAGGAACTGGAGGCCATGCGCGAACGACTGAAGGCCGCAGGGTCAGCCGCGCCGGCCTACAATGCGGTGACGCGCGAGCACATGAAGAACAGCCTCTCGCTCAGCGCGGATGACGTGAAGGAGCGACTGGCGCGTGGTGATGACCATGTCATTCGGCTGAAGTTGCCGCGCCACCAGGAGGTGCGCTTCGAGGATGCCATACGCGGGTGGGTGACGGTGCAGAGCAGCAACCTGGATGATAAGGTGCTGTTCAAGAGCGACGGCATGCCCACCTACCACCTGGCCAACATCGTGGACGACCACTTGATGCGCATCACCCATGTGATCCGTGGCGAGGAGTGGTTGCCGAGTGCTCCGCTGCATGTGCTCATCTACGAGGCCTTCGGCTGGGAGCGTCCCGTCTTCGCCCACCTGCCATTGATCCTCAAGCCCGATGGCAACGGCAAGCTCAGCAAGCGCGATGGTGACCGGCTCGGCTTCCCGGTGTTCCCGCTGGACTGGCTGGACCCCACAAGCGGGGAGAGGAGCAGTGGTTACCGGGAGCGCGGCTACTACGCAGAGGCCTTTATCAACATGCTGGCGCTCCTGGGCTGGAACCCCGGCGGCGACATCGAGTTGATGTCCATGGCCGACATGGTGAAATACTTCGACCTGGACCGCGTGCACAAGGGCGGCGCCCGGTTCGATCCGGAGAAGACCAAGTGGTTCAACCAGCAATACCTGCGCATGCGGCCGGATGCCGAGCTGGGCGAACAGTTGCGCGGGAAACTGGCGGAACGCGGGATCACGGCCAGCGCGGATCGCGCCACTGCGGCGGCCGCCCTGCTGAAGGAGCGCGCGACGTTCGTGGACGATATGCTGGAGGGCGTCTACCTGTTCACCAGCGGCTCGCCATTGAAGAACAACGCCGAGGCCGAAGCTGAGCTGCGCAAGCGCTGGAAGCCGGAGGCCGGCGCCGTCATCGAAGCATACATCGCCGAGCTATCCAAGCACCCCGCGAGTCCCGCGAGCTCCGACTTCGAGGCGACCTTCAACCGAGCCCTGGCCACCAGTGGTATGAAGGTGGGCCAGGTGATGCCACTCTACCGCCTCTTCGTGGCCGGTCGCATGCAGGGGCCGGGCATGTTCGATGTGAGCGGACTGCTGGGCCGCGACGAGGTGGTGGATCGCCTTCGGGCAGGGCTGGAACAATGCCGCGCATGGGCCTGATCGAGGTCAACGGCATCCGGGTCTTCGCCTACCATGGCTGCCTGGAGGAGGAAGCGCGCATCGGAGGGCATTTCCAAGTGGACGTGCATGTGGAGGGGGACTTCGCTTCCGCCGAGCGGTCCGACAAGCTGGCCGACACCGTGGACTATGGCCGTGTGACGGCGATCGTGCGGGAGCAAATGGCCCTCCGCGCCGACCTGATCGAGCATGTGGCCCGGCGGATACTCGACGCCTTGAAGGAGGAATGGCCTGCGCCGCATCGATGGCTTGTGCGGGTGGTGAAGGAGCACCCTCCGGTGGCCGGTGCGGTGGAGCAGGTGGCCTATACGGTGGAGGGCTGAAGCCCTTGGACCACTGGCCCGGCGTGGCGGCACAGTCCTATATTCGCGGTCCCTTGAAGAACGCATGCAAGGTCGCGTGGCCGAGGGGTTAGGCACAGCTCTGCAAAAGCTGCTACTGCGGTTCGAATCCGCACGCGACCTCGATCTTCCGACGCCCCGGCCACGGGGCGTCGGCCGTTCAGGGGTTTGTCATACCCAAGAGAATTGCCGGGCGCCTCACAAGGCCCGGCTTATCTTGCCCCATACCGATCCGGCCCCGATCACGTTGTGAGCAGTGCCGTCCGAAGACCCATGCGTGCCCGATCACTTGTTCCGCTCATCACCGCCCTGCACCTTGCCCCGAACCTTCTGGCCCAGGACATGGGTCCCATAGGCACCTGGCGCGACCACTTCCCCTACTTGGAGGCCATCTCCGTGGCGCAGGGCGGCGGCAAGGTGTACAGCGCCACCACCACGGCCCTGTTCAGCTACCATCCGCCAACCGGCGAGATCGAGCGGATCTCCAAGGTGAACCTGCTGAGCGATGTGGGCATCAGCGGGTTGGCTTGGAACGAGACGCTGGGGATGCTGGTGGTGCACTACAGCAACGGCAACCTGGACCTGCTGCGCAGTGGCGGCTCCTTCAACATGGGTGACATCAAGCGCAGCAGCATCCTGGGCGACAAGAGCGTGAACTGCGCCTACATGGAAGGCGTCATCGCCTACCTCGGCTGCGGCTTCGGCATCGTGGTGGTGGATCTGGCCCAGCGCGAAGTCCGCGAGACCTGGTTCATAGGCCCGGAGGGTGGTCAGGTGCGCGTGAATGATATCGTCTTCCACAACGACTCCATCTACGCCGCTACCCAGACCGGCCTGTTCGTGGCCTGGCGCGGTGCGAACAATCTGGCCTCCTTCACCAATTGGAAGAAGCGCACGGACCTGCCGGAGACCATGGCCAACGGTCCCTTCAACACGCTGGCCTCCTTCGGCGGGCGCCTGCTGGTGAACTACCGCTCCAACCTGCCCGAGGGGGACACCCTGCTCCTGGTGCTTAACGAAAGCGTGGAGCGCTTCAGCCCACTCTATGGCCGGCGGAACCTGCGCATGCACGTCTCCGCCGACGGGCAGCGCCTGATCGTGCCGCACAAGAGCGACATCCACACCTACGATCCCGACCTCACAGAGATCGCTTTCCAGTACGGCTATGCGAACACCTTCTGCAACCCCACGCGGGCCCTGGCGGACGGCAATGAACTCTGGGTGTCCGACACGAAACTCGGCCTGGTGCGGGCGCAGGGCTTCAACGTCGGCTACAACGTGGCGCCCAACGGACCTCGGGCACCCAGCGCCTACCGCATGGCTGCGTCGGGTGGGGCCATGTACGTGGCCACCGGTTCGGTGGAGAGCAACTGGACGAACAGCTTCCACAAGGAAGGGGTGCACCACTATCAGATTGGCGTGTGGCGCACCCATGATTGGGAGAACAGCCCCTTCATGCTGGGTGTGAACGACTTCGCCGGCGCGGTGAACGACATCATGGCCGTGGCCGTGGATCCGCGGGACCCCTCCATCGCGTTCGCGGGGAGTTGGGAGGAGGGTCTGCTGGAGTTCCGGGGCCGGGAGCCATACACCATCTACAACGCCACCAACAGCAGCCTTCAAAATGAATCGGGTGGTCCCGCGGGCAAGGTGAACATCGGCGGTCTTTCGTTCGACCGCAACGGCGACCTGTGGATCACCAACCCATACAACCCGGCGTGCGTGGCGGTGAAGACCCGGTCGGGAACCTGGAAGAACTTCTCGCCCGGTGGCGTGCTCAACAGCAACTTCCTTCTGGGCGACATCCTGGCGGCGACCAATGGCTACAAGTGGATCATCCGGCCGCGTGGCAACGGGATCCTGGTCTTCGATGACGGCGGCACGATCGAGAGCACCAGCGATGACCGCTACCGCGTACTCAACAACCAGACCGGCTCGGGCGGCCTGCCCACCAACGACGTGTTCGCCATCGCGGAAGATCTCGAAGGCCAGATCTGGGTGGGCACCAACAAGGGCGTGGCCGTTTTCTACAATCCCGGCAACGTGTTCAACGAGAGCGGCTTCGATGCGCAGCAGATCCTCATCGAGCAGGACGGCAACATCCAGATCCTGCTGGAGACCGAAGAGGTGACGGCCATAGCGGTGGACGGCGCCAACCGCAAGTGGATCGGCACGCAAAGCAGCGGGGTCTTCCTCATCAGCGCCGACGGGCGCCAGCAGGAGGCCCGCTTCAACGAGGTGAACAGTCCGCTGCCCAGCAACAGCATCACCAGCATCGTCATCGATGGCGACAACGGCGAGGTCTTCTTCGGCACGGCGCGCGGCATCATCAGCTACCGCAGCGACGCCATCGCCGGGGGGTTCGAGAACCGCTGCGCCAAGGTCTTCCCCAATCCGGTGCACGAGAATTACACCGGCCCCATCGCCATCACGGACCTGGTGCGCGACAGTGAAGTGAAGATCACCGATGTGGCCGGCAACCTGGTGTACCGCACCACCTCACTGGGCGGCCAGGCCATCTGGAACGGCACCGACATGTCGGGCATGCGCGTGGCCACGGGGGTCTACCTCGTGTTCGTGGCCGACCGTTTCGGCAACACCAAGTGCAACACCAAGTTGCTGGTGGTGCGGTGATGGCGTCGCACCGATGAACGCACAACGGCCAAGGCCTGTCGCCACGCGTGCCGTGGTGCTGCGCACCATCCGGCATGGCGACCGCACCCTGGTGTTGAAGGCGTGGACCACCGGACACGGCGCGCGTTCCTACCTCGTGCGCTCTGGCGGCAAGCGCGGCGTGCCGGAGGCGGCGTTGCAGCCCCTCACACGCATCGAACTGGTGGCCGAAGAGCGTCCCGATCGCGACATCCATCCACTGCTTGAACTGCGCGTGGACCGCCCCTACCTGCACCTTGCGCGCGACCCCCTGCGCGGGGCCATCGCGCTCTTCGTGCAGGAGGTGCTGTACAGGGTGCTCCGCGTGGAATCGCCGGACGCACCGCTGGACACCTTCGTGCATGAGGCCCTGGAAGCCTTGGACTCAGCACCCGAGGTACGCCACTTTCCACTGGTGTTCCTGGTCGGGCTTTCGGGTCATCTGGGCTTCCATCCGGAAGCTCCACAGGCGGGAGAGGACCACTTCGATCTGCGCGAAGGGCACTTCACCCAAGGACCACCGCCGAGCGGCCATGCCCTTGGACCTCCACTGAGCAAAGCCCTGGCCTCCTTGTTG is a window from the Flavobacteriales bacterium genome containing:
- a CDS encoding glutamate--tRNA ligase, yielding MSVRVRFAPSPTGPLHMGGVRTALYNYLFARKHGGEFLLRIEDTDQARFVPGAEDYIREALDWCGLTPDASPWNPGPDGPYRQSERKELYRQYADQLIADDKAYYAFDTPEELEAMRERLKAAGSAAPAYNAVTREHMKNSLSLSADDVKERLARGDDHVIRLKLPRHQEVRFEDAIRGWVTVQSSNLDDKVLFKSDGMPTYHLANIVDDHLMRITHVIRGEEWLPSAPLHVLIYEAFGWERPVFAHLPLILKPDGNGKLSKRDGDRLGFPVFPLDWLDPTSGERSSGYRERGYYAEAFINMLALLGWNPGGDIELMSMADMVKYFDLDRVHKGGARFDPEKTKWFNQQYLRMRPDAELGEQLRGKLAERGITASADRATAAAALLKERATFVDDMLEGVYLFTSGSPLKNNAEAEAELRKRWKPEAGAVIEAYIAELSKHPASPASSDFEATFNRALATSGMKVGQVMPLYRLFVAGRMQGPGMFDVSGLLGRDEVVDRLRAGLEQCRAWA
- a CDS encoding geranylgeranyl reductase family protein, with amino-acid sequence MSASRIHTPVLILGGGPGGCAAALRLAQLGVQATLIEKSHFPRDKVCGDALSGKVMRSLERLDADLAAKVVAEPRRMASRGVVFVAPGGRALRVPFDRKAQDDEAPGAILPRVVFDDILFQRVKATPGIQVHEGSVARSFERIPEGWSVKVHDTTITTPLILDASGANSSFARSVAGLRMEPRHHAAGVRAYYSGVQGLDADGFIELHFLKDLLPGYLWVFPLPGGRANVGLGLRSDVVRKRKTDLKKLLPRLLAEHPALKERFAEARQEGAIEGMGLPMASKRYPISGKGYLLVGDAAHLIDPFTGEGISHALISGIHAAEVAAEMIAEGSVSASAAKRYDARVWKRLGQELAISARLQGLADRAWLFDFVVDRANASPALADTISAMFTDLDLRAKLKRPGFYMDLVLGRAARA
- the folB gene encoding dihydroneopterin aldolase — its product is MGLIEVNGIRVFAYHGCLEEEARIGGHFQVDVHVEGDFASAERSDKLADTVDYGRVTAIVREQMALRADLIEHVARRILDALKEEWPAPHRWLVRVVKEHPPVAGAVEQVAYTVEG
- a CDS encoding peptidylprolyl isomerase encodes the protein MAQGPGPRPVVEIRTALGTIEVELYHETPAHRDNFLKLVREGFYDSLLFHRVIPTFMVQGGDPASRNAGTGAQLGEGGPGYDLPAEIVPGLIHRRGALAAARMGDDVNPERRSSGSQFYIVQGKAFNPVELDLVSRRHARMEQAVNYGEAEKAIYATQGGAPHLDGGYTVFGQVTRGMDVVDAIAKLPCDTRDRPERDVRMFMRVLE
- the pheS gene encoding phenylalanine--tRNA ligase subunit alpha: MSLQDRISLLETEVAAVQATGPDAAEQARIAWLGRNGSITALFDDFKSLPPEEKRALGQRLNKLKQGAQARVEEMKAQAANGAAALGPSADLSAPAMTAHGGGLHPITIVRQRIVDVFTRMGYTVSQGPEVEDDHHNFSALNFPPDHPARDMQDTFFVQGGDLALRTHTSSVQVRVMESGKPPFRTISPGRVYRNEAISARAHCMFHQVEALYVDRGVSFAELKGTLDLFTKSLFGPEVSIRLRPSYFPFTEPSAEVDMSCTICAGAGCAVCKHSGWVEIMGCGMVDPAVLVNCGIDASVFSGFALGMGIERIAQLLYRVPDLRLYWENDVRFLDQFAAGTLRR
- a CDS encoding CvpA family protein → MNWLDLVIIVLLGWAVVQGFRRGFIIEAASLVALLMGIWAGAHLSDRVAAAIGLGADQAAIAFLITFLAVLLLVHLLARALTKAIDLAMLGFPNKLAGTVFGALRSAFVLSIMLNLLMGWSDGRMPSQETRDGSAWHAPLRALAPAVVPALGETKWVKEAVERLRRETQELLDR
- a CDS encoding DNA repair protein RecO C-terminal domain-containing protein, with amino-acid sequence MNAQRPRPVATRAVVLRTIRHGDRTLVLKAWTTGHGARSYLVRSGGKRGVPEAALQPLTRIELVAEERPDRDIHPLLELRVDRPYLHLARDPLRGAIALFVQEVLYRVLRVESPDAPLDTFVHEALEALDSAPEVRHFPLVFLVGLSGHLGFHPEAPQAGEDHFDLREGHFTQGPPPSGHALGPPLSKALASLLDADLQRSPDPPLPSAMRRELLDHLLLYFRLHVEGMGELRSPDMLRRMLH
- a CDS encoding Ig-like domain-containing protein, which encodes MTLRTFRSILVMALAFFVLVPALTSCTKEKPTRVVVTVKDADGAPVPGAVVKLYANPAFPLGDPTRLNKENSTNASGRAEFDYSEFYQQGQSGFAVLDILCTFENLTGQGIIKVREEELNEETVVIE
- a CDS encoding class I SAM-dependent methyltransferase, with protein sequence MNEHDWDQVAETFEEEIFNVPAHDSRGLINEHVKRLARPGAVVTDLGCGVGRTLPHLASLYHMVHAVDVSSRCLVVAERACAAHGNIRYVQCDLSRGRQGYPVADVVLCINTWLNAAPAIRAGIIDTTCRSIKRGGHLILVVPSVESALLTTCRHVQWNRRDGMDPGKAQRAAAMDTPGVEHGIIHIEGAPTKHYLAEELTALLEERGLAAEVMEKLEYPWRTEFKTPPKWMKAPYPWDWFVVARRLR